GCGGTGATCTGACCCCGATCACCAGCCCGGATGCGGTGGTGACCGATCTGCAGGTGCTCACCGCGCGGCGGGAGGACCTGATGGCTGACTGGGTGCGCGGGGTCAACCGGATCCGTGAGCTGCTGGCGAGTATTTTTCCTGCGCTGGAGCGGGCGTTCGATTACTCCACCCGCTCGGCGCTGGTGCTGCTGACCGGTTTCCAGACCCCGGCCGGGATCCGCGCTGCCGGGGCGGCCGGTGTGTCGGCCTACCTGGACGAGCACGGTGCGTGGGCCAGGGGTATTCCGTCCATGGTGGACAAGGCCCTTGCTGCCGCTGCCGAGCAAACCGTTGCGTTGCCGCAGGAATCGGTGACCGCGCCGCTGATCGCGCGGCTGGCGCGGCAGCTTTTGGAGCTGGATCGGGAGATCAAGGATCTGGGCAAGCAGCTCGCTGACCGATTTGGTGAGCATCCCGACGCGGGGCGCATCACCAGTCTCGACGGGTTCGGTCCGATCCTGGGTGCTTCGCTGCTGGCCGGGACCGGCGGTGATCTGCGGGCTGCGTTCGGCAGTTCCGCGCATCTGGCGGCCTATGCCGGGCTGGCGCCGGTGCCGCGTGATTCCGGGCGGGTGCGGGGCAACCTGCACCGGCCGAAGCGCTATCACCGTGGGCTGCGCCGGGTGTTCTACCTGGCTGCGTTGTCGGCGATCAAACGTCCCGACGGTCCCTCCCGGGCTTTCTACCTGCGCAAACGTGGTGAGGGGAAACGGCACACCCAGGCGTTGATCGCACTGGCCCGCCGCCTGGTCGACGTCATGTGGGCGTTGCTGCGCGATGGTCGTGAGTTCCATCATTCACCGCCGGTCACGGCTGCTGCTTGACACGATCATTGAAACTCCTCGCTCCCGCTCGATGATCAAGCTAGGGGAGTGGGGCGGCCGGTCACCTCGGCCGAAGGTACCGCCGGACCTCGTTCTTTCGGCCGAGGTGACCGGCGGGGCAGCCGGCGAAGCGGACGGCACCCTCCGCCCGGGATCCCGGCGGTCGCCGCGCAGCGAATGGGTGAAAGTGAACCACCGGTCACGCAGAGATACAACCGTGATTGGGCGACCCTGACGGCATCACTGCATTTCAGCCGCTTCCCCGAAAATTGGAAACACCGCCACTGCGGGCGGCGTGATCAATGGACGTGCTCCCCGTCGGTGAATTATTTTTGGTTACAACAATCAGCCCGCTTCACCCGATCGTGTAAAGGCACGGGGTGAGCATCCACCTTGGATAGGCGCGAAGTGATGATGGCTGTAGGGTCCCCCGCGACAGGGCAACCCGAACGGCTGATCATCTCTTCGGTCACCGGTTTGCCTATGGCTTCGTCCGGAGTTACTGCGCCCGTCCGGGGTGACCAGTCATTCCGAAAGAAAGAAAAGAGAATTGGACTTCGACGCACTGGCCGCTGAGCTGCGAAATCTCCGGGAAAGCGTCACCGGGGTGACCGGAA
This genomic window from Amycolatopsis mongoliensis contains:
- a CDS encoding IS110 family RNA-guided transposase, whose translation is MAVGKVWVGIDVGKGFHHACAVDETGKIVFSRKVANGQAPIEQLIARTTAKASEVVWAVDMTSGAAGLLITLLLATGQPVVSVPGRLVNRMAGAFVGEGKTDAKDARTIAETARLRGDLTPITSPDAVVTDLQVLTARREDLMADWVRGVNRIRELLASIFPALERAFDYSTRSALVLLTGFQTPAGIRAAGAAGVSAYLDEHGAWARGIPSMVDKALAAAAEQTVALPQESVTAPLIARLARQLLELDREIKDLGKQLADRFGEHPDAGRITSLDGFGPILGASLLAGTGGDLRAAFGSSAHLAAYAGLAPVPRDSGRVRGNLHRPKRYHRGLRRVFYLAALSAIKRPDGPSRAFYLRKRGEGKRHTQALIALARRLVDVMWALLRDGREFHHSPPVTAAA